Below is a genomic region from Actinoallomurus bryophytorum.
GGGCGCGGCGGCGACAGGAAGAGGGAAGTCGCTCTTCTGCTCCACTGCGGGAGGGTAACCGGATCCGCCCCACTCCTGCCACGTCCCGCGCCGCGTACCCCGCCGAAGATCACCGTAGGTTCGCGGTCAGAGCTTGCGGCCGACGCCGCCGATCGCCCAGACCATTTTGGGATCGACGCTGGGGCCGGCCGGGCCGGGCCGCCACGCGGGCAGGCGGACGATCCCGGGGTCCGCCATGTCCAGCTTGTCGAAGTACGGCTCGACCTCGGCGCGGCTGCGAATGTCGTGGCGCCGTGGCGCGCCGGAGAGGTCCTTGGCCTGGTACATCGCGGCGATCTGCTCGGCCACCTGGGGCCGGCTGTCGGAGATCGGGTGGGAGATCACCATCCAGCTCCCCGAACTGATCGCCTGGCGCAGGCGGGCGACGATGTCGAGTGCGACCTCGTCTTCGGGGATGGCGGTGAAGGCGGAGACCAGCAGGATCGCGACGGGTTCGTCGAGGTCGATGAGGTGGCGCAGGCCCGGGTGGGCGAGGATCTTGTCGGGCTCGCGCATGTCGGCCTGGATCACGCCGGTCCGCTCGTCGCCGGCGAGGATGGCGCTCGCGTGGCTGACCACGACCGGGTCGATGTCGACGTACACCACACGCGATTCCGGCGCCGCGGCCTGGGCGACCTCGTGCGCGTTGTTCTGGGTCGGCAGGCCACAGCCGATGTCGACGAACTGCCGGATGCCCTCATCGGCGAGGAAACGCACCGCCCGCCCCAGGAACTTGCGGCTCTCCAGGGCCATCATCGGCAGCTCCGGCGCCAGGGCGATGGCACGCTCGGCGGCCTCACGGTCGGCGGCGAAGTTGTCCTTGCCGCCCAGCAGGTAGTCGAGCACACGCGCTTCGCTGGGTGTACGAGGATGGAAGCCGGCAGAGGCACGCGTCGTGTCCGCCATACCGTCACCTCCTGAAGATCTCCTGCGATGGCAGGGTATCCAGGGGGGTCCTGATGTTTCGTACGGATCTCACATAAAAGACGACGTTTCGCTCATCTTGTTCGGCGTGGTCATCACACTCCGGAGGCGCCGCGAACGCCGCGTCACCATCGGCGGCCGTCGCCGGCCGGCCGCCCTTGCCATCGCCGTCGGCGCGCTGGAAGATGCCCGCGACAGGCCTCGGCGGCACCCGGGCTCGCAGGGGAGGAGGCTTGGTCCATGTACCCCGGCTTCACGCACCCCGCCGACACCGGTGACCCGGTGATCGGCCAGATGCTCTCGACCCTGCTCCTGCGCTCCCATCTGATGGCGCCGGGAACCCTGGCGGATCACCTGGCCGAGGCGGCCCGGCCGCTAGGTGTGTCGGAGGCCCGGATCTATCTGGCCGACCTCCAGCAACACCGGCTACGGCCGATGCCCGACGGCTCAGGCAGCGGAGCCGAACCCCTCGACATCGAGTCGACGACGGCCGGGCGGGCCTTCCAGACGGTCACCATCCAGTCCGCCGAGATCGAGCACGTGGCAGGCCAGGACGGCCCGTTCCGGCTCTGGGTCCCGCTGCTGGAGGGCGTGGAGCGGCTGGGCGTGCTGGAGCTGTGCTTCACCCGTGACGGCGGCGAGGCGAGCACCCGGCTTCTCGACGACGTCAGCGGAAAGATCAGCGCGGCGACGCTCGAGAGGTGCCGGATACTCGCCTCGCTCACCGGCCTCCTCATCGCCAGCAAGGGCACGTACAGCGACATCTACACCGAGATACAGCGCAGCCGGGCCATGGCACTGCAGGCGGAGATGGTCTGGGCCTTCATGGCCCCGCGTACGTTCGCGACCAGCCGCGTGCAGCTCGCCTGCGCCCTGGAGCCGGCCTACGAGGTCGGTGGGGACGCCTTCGACCATTCGCTGATCGGGGACCGCTTCCACGTGTCGCTCTTCGACTCGGTGGGCCACGATCTGACCGCCGGTCTGATCTCCAGCGTCGCGATGGCCTCCTGCCGCACCACCCGCCGGACCGGCGGCGGCCTGACCGACATCGCGGTCCGCGCCGACGAGGCCATCGCGAACGAGTTCGGCGCCTCCCGGTTCGCCACCGCGCTCCTGTGCGACCTCGACATCGCCAGCGGTGAGTTCGCGTGGCTGCCCTGCGGCCACCCGCCTCCGCTGCTCATCCGCGGCGACAAGGTCGAGGAGCTCACTCGCCCGCCCTGCCTCCCGCTGGGACTGGCCGAGATCGACGCCGACCTGGCCGCGCGCGGCGGGACGATCGGCGGCGGGACGATCGGCGGCGGGTCGTCCGGCGACGGGTACAGCGGCGCACCGGTCGCCGGGTACACCGAGCAACTCCAGGCGGGTGACCGGCTCCTCCTCTACACCGATGGGGTCATCGAGGGACGCGACGACGACGGCCGTCAGTTCAGCACAGCGCGCCTCAGCGACTTCGTCATCCGCCGGAGCGCGGAGGGCATGGCGGCGCCGGAGATCCTCCGCAGCCTCAACCGCGCGGTCCTCGACCACCAGCGCGGACGCCTCTCCGACGACGCGACCGTGATCCTGGTGGAATGGATGCCCAAACGGTCTGGAGACCGGCTCACCCTTCAGACCATGCGCACCTGATTTCTTCTGCCTCACGGTTTAACCCCGCGCTTTTCGAGGCGGCCGGCGCGGGGCGGCGGGCGCGATATGAATTGTGGATACGTTGCGTCATGAGGAGCCGACGGCGATGGTGCCGGGGTCGAAACGCGTCCAGCTTCCGTATGCCGGGTCCCCATTCTTTGGCGAAGTCTCGCTCTCGAAGCCGCCACATCCTCCTGATCCGCCCTGACCACGATGTTGCGCCGCGACCAGCACGGGCAGGGAGAACATGACCAGGCTCGGCCGTCGAAGATCGCCGTCACGCGCGTACCGATCACGCGGCCGACTTCGTTCCGTTCGACATTGAGGAGAGAGCAATGGGTAGCGCGGACAAAGCCCGCAACAAGGGCGAGGAGATGAAGGGCAAGATCAAGGAGACCACGGGCAAGGCGGTCGGAAACGAGGAAATGGAGGCCGAGGGCGAAACCGACCAGGACAAGGGCAACATGAAGCAGGCCGGCGAGAAGATCAAGGACGCTTTCAAGGACTGACCGGTCCGGCGCGTCAGGATCCGTCTCCGGGGAGGTGGACCCTGACGCGCCCCGGGCCGTCAGACGGGTGCGACGCCGGGGTTGCGCAGGTGCTCGTACACCACGCTGGTACGCACGTCGGCGATCTCGGGGCGCTGGGTGAGGCGGTCGATGACGAAGGCGTACAGCCGATCGTTGTCCTCGACGGCGACATGGATGAGGAAGTCCTCGGAGCCGGAGACGACGAACACGCCGACCGTCTCGGGAAGGGTGCTGACCCAGTCCCGGAATCCCTCGATGTTGCGGCGGGACGGCGGCCGGATGCGCACGGCGATCAAGGCCTGGACCGACCGGCCGATGCTACCGAGGTCGACGTCGAGCAGCGCTCCCCGGATGACGCCGCGCTGCCGCAGCCCGCGCGTTCGGTCCAGCGCGGTGGTGGGCGAGACGCCCACGGCGGCGGCGATGTCCCGGTTGGTGCGCCGTGCGTCCACCTGCAGTTCGCGCAGGATCGCCGTATCAAGTTCGTCCAGTCCCGCCATCGGACACCTCGCGCCGAATTAAATACGGATTATTTTACTTACAGTATCTGGATATCTACGCTCGGGTGCCAGTTGACGCACTAGTGGAGATCCTGATGCCTAATCCTCCTGACGAAGAAGCAGTCATCCCGGGCTTCGCCCCCGACGAGGTCGTCACCGACCGGCCGACCCGGTCCGCCCGGCTGAAGTGGATCGTGATCGTGGACGAGACCCTGCCGGGTGGGCTGATGGTCAACGCGGCCGTCTGTGTCGCCGCCGCGACCGGCGCCCAGGTCGAGGGGCTGATCGCCCGGGGTGGCACGGATGCCTCGGGAGCCTGGCACCCCGGCCTGCCCTGGGCGGGGTGCACGGTCCTCGGTGCCACACCGGAGCTGCTGGCCGAGACCCGCGCCAAGGCCGTGTCCGCCGCGAACCTCCTGGTCATCGACATGCCGGCGGCCGCGCAGACGAACCGCGTCTACGACGGCTACCTCGACGAACTCTCCACGACCCCCGCCGAGAAGCTGGCCGTCGGCGCGGTGAGCGTCATCGGACCGCGCAACCGCGTCGACAAGCTCGCCAAGAGGCTCACCCTGCTGTCATGAGCCCAGAGCTCGTTCAAGCCGGCGCCCAGCGGGCCTCGGCCCCGTACGCCGACGTCCGGGGGCGCTGGTCGGCGCGGTGCGGTGTAACGGCGGTCGGCCGCCCGTTCAGGCCAGCGCCCAGCGCGCCTCGGCACGTACGCCGGCGTCCGGGTCGTCCAAGGCATTCGTCAGCGCGGTGCGGGCGTAATGGCGGTCGGCCGCCCACTTGCTCAGTGCTTGCACGGCGGCACGGCGTACGGCGACGATCTCGTCGTCCAGGACGCTGGTCAGGGGGCCGATCGCGGAGCGGCTGTCGAGGTGGCCGAGGGCGGCGGTGGCGCGTTCGCGCACTCGCCAGCCCGGGTCGGTCAGGGCGATCTCGCCGAGCTCGGCCGCCGCGCGTAGGACCGCCAGGCCGCGTACGGTCTCCGCCCGTGTGGCGTCCTTGCGGCCGAGCGCCCCGCTGTAGATCTCCCAGGCGGCCGCGCGCATCGCGCGGACGAGTTCGGCGGCCACGGCGCGTACGTACGGGTCCGCGCTCGCCGTCTCGGCCTCGACCAGCGCGCGGACGCCCTCCTCCCCGATGAGCACCTCGCGCTCGTCGATGAGAGCGTCGGCGGCGGCGTGGCGTACGCGGACGTCAGGGTCGGCGAGCGCGCGGGCGAGGCGGTTGCCGGCCTCCTCGGTGAGCCCCTGGGGGCGGTGTACGGGCAGGTCGATGACGGTCATGGGGTCCTCCGGAGACGTGTCGTTCGGGCGTGAACTGGGCCATCACCGGCGACACAGCGAGCTGGCCTGACGTCGCAGATCGACGTGGAGCCGCACGACCAGCAGAGCTCTCCGGTACACAGTCCCGATCGTGGAGGAGAATCCCTCCAATGTCAACCAGTTAGGTAGGGAACCCCGTGACCCTCAGGTCTTCTCCAGGTACTCCGCGCGCTCCTCGTCCACCAGGGCGGCGAGCTCGGCCGCCAGCCCCGGGTGATCGCGCAGCTCGGGATCGGCCGCCACGAGCTCGCTCGCCTCGGCGCGGGCCGCCTTGATGATCTCCTCGTCTTGGAGCAGGGTGAGCAGCCGCAGGCTGGAACGCCGGCCGGACTGGCTCTCGCCGAGGACATCGCCCTCACGGCGCTGCTCCAGGTCGAGGCGGGAAAGCTCGAAGCCGTCCAGCGTCGAGGCCACGGCGTCGAGACGTTCGCGCGCCTTCGACTCCTCCACCGCGTCCGTGACGAGCAGGCACAGGCCGGGGTGGCGGCCACGGCCGACGCGCCCGCGCAGCTGATGGAGCTGCGAGACGCCGAACCGGTCGGCGTCCATCACCACCATGACCGTGGAGTTGGGCACGTCGACACCGACCTCGATCACGGTGGTCGCCACCAGGACGTCCAGCTCGGCGGCGGCGAACCTCCGCATCACCGTGTCCTTGTCGTCGGAGTGCATCCGGCCGTGCAGGACAGCGACGCGCAGCCCGTGCAGCGGCCCCTCGGTGAGCTTCGGCGCGACGTCGAGCACGGCCAGCGGCGGCCGCCGGGCGCTCTCGTCCTCCTCCGCGCCCTCGTCCTCGTCATCGTCTCCGGCCGTGACGTCCCCGGCCGGCTCGTCGCCGATGCGGGGGCACACGACGTACGCCTGGCGGCCCTGCCCGGCCTCCTCGCGGATGCGCTCCCACGCGCGGTCCCAGTAGGCGCGGTTGCCCGCGGGGACGACGTGGGTGGCGATCGGGGAGCGCCCGGCCGGCAGCTGGGTCAGCGCGGAGGTGTCGAGGTCGCCGTAGACGGTCATGGCGACGGTGCGCGGGATCGGCGTCGCGGTCATGACGAGGACGTGCGGGCGTCCGCCGGTCGCCTTCTCGCGCAGCGCGTCACGCTGCTCGACGCCGAAGCGGTGCTGTTCGTCGATCACGACGAGGCCCAGGTCCGCGAACTGCACGTGCTCCTGCAGCAACGCGTGGGTGCCGACGACGATGCCGGCCGCGCCGGAGGCCGCGTCGAGCAGCCCCTCGCGCCGCGCCTTGGCGCCCTGCGAGCCGGTGAGGAGGGCGACGCGCGTGCCGTGCTCGGAGCCGCCGAGCCGCCCCGCCTGTGCGAGGGGCCCGAGCATCGCCACGATCGAGCGATGGTGCTGCTGGGCGAGCACCTCGGTCGGTGCGAGCAGCGCCGCCTGCCCTCCGGCGTCGACGACCTGGAGCATCGCGCGCAGGCCGACGACCGTCTTGCCCGCGCCCACGTCGCCCTGGAGCAGCCGGTGCATCGGGTGGGTGCGGACCAGGTCGGCCGCGATCTCCTCGCCGACGGCGCGCTGTCCCTCCGTGAGCTCGAACGGCAGCATCGCGTCGAACTCGGCCAGCAGGCCCGCGCCGGCCGGCGGACGTGGCGTCGCGGCAAGCTCGGCGGCCGCCCGCCGGCGCTGCGCGAGGGCGACCTGGAGCACGAACGCCTCGTCCCATTTGAGCCGCTTGCGCGCCCGTCCGGCCTCGGCCATGTCCTGCGGCCGGTGGATCCCGCGGTACGCGTCGGACAGCCCGATGAGCCGATGGCCCTTTCGCAGTTGTTCGGGAAGCGGGTCGGCACCCAGGTCGGCGGTGTCGAGGACCACGCGTACGCAGTCGGCGATCTGCCAGGAGGTCAGCCCCTTGCCCGCCGGGTACACCGGGATCAGCTCCTCGGCGAACTCCCGCGCCGCGTCGGCGCTGTCACCGCCCGCGATCGCCTTGTACTCCGGGTGGACCAGCTGGCGCTTGATCCCCCGGCCGGCGCGGTAGAAGCTCACCTTTCCGGCGAACAGGCCCCTCGTGCCCGGGGGGAGCTCGCGTTCGGGCACATGGGCGCCCTTGCCGAAGAACGTCAGGGTCAGACGGCCGCTGCCGTCGGTGACGGTGACCTCGAGGAGGTAACCGGGCTTTCGGGTGATCCGGCGCCCCTGGACCTTTTCCACCTCGGCCATGACCGTGACGTACTCGCCCTCGGCGAGGCTGTCGAGGTCGGTCAGCTCGCCTCGCTGGGCGTAGCGCCGCGGATAATGGCGCAGCAGATCCCCGGCGGTCTCCAGGTCGAGGGCGGCCAGCTTTTTGGCCGCCTTGGCCCCCACCGCCTTGACCAGTGGCTGCTCGAGTGTCGTCACGGAACCCTTCCTTATCAGGCCATGTAACAGCCCGGCACCGACAGTTCTATCGGCTCGGGCCGATCCGCGCCCGCGCTCGGCCGATCTCCCCGCCGTGTCCACTGCCGGACATCCTGAAGATTTCCTGCATCTTCCTGAACCTCCGGGGGCCTGGCTGCGTACCAACAGACGCATCCGTACGTCTGGCGCCGCCCAAGGAGGGACAAATGCACCTTAAAAGCCGTTGCACGCGGCCGGTCAAGTCCCGGGCGGCGACGGCCGGTACGGGTCCGCCCGCACGAGCGCGGACGGGGGATCGTCCAGGATCAGGAGTGCCACGGGGGCCTTCTGATCGGGACAGGCGGCCGGTCCGGGGCTCACAGGGCACCGGGCCGGCCCGCTCGGCCTACTCGACGCCGATGAGCAGCGGATAGCGGTCCTGGCCGCCGTCGTAGACCACGACCTCCACGTCCGGACGGTGCTCGTGCAGATACCCCTGCGCCGCCTCGACGAGACCGTCGGGCGCCCCGATGCCGGTGATCAGCGTGACGAGCTCGCCGCCTCCGGACAGCATCCCCGTGAGGATCCGCAGCGCCACGTCGGTGAGGTCCGGCCCGATCACGGACACGTCGCCCTCGATCAGGCCGAGCGTGTCGCCGGGGTGGCAGATGCCGACGCTCGTCACCGCCTCCTCCCCGGCCGTCTCGAGCTGACCGGACCTCGTGGCGCCCGCCGCGCTGGTCATGGCGATGACGTCGTCGTCGAAGCGGCGCAGCGGGTCGTGCACGGCCAGCGCGGCGAGCCCCTGGGCGGACGCCCTGGCCGGGACGACCGCGACGCGTACGCCGTCCTCACGCGCGCGCTGCGCCGCCGCCTCGGCGACCGCGAGGACCGCCCGGTCGTTCGGCAGCACGGCGACCTCGTCGCCGGCCCGTACGATCGCCCCGGCCAGCTCGTCCAGCGACGGCGCGCGGCCGCTCTCCCGGCGTACCGCCTGGGCCCCGTGGTCCTCGAACAGGGCGGTCAGGCCCGCCCCCAGGGTGACCGCCACGACGCCGCGCCCGGTGTTGTGCGCGTGCCGGTCGGCGGGCGCCTGCAGGTAGGTCACGCGGATGCGGTGGGGGCGGCCGGCCCGGATGCCGGCCTCGACCGCCGGGCCCGCGTCGTCGGTGTGCACGTGGACGTTCCACAGTCCGTCGCCGCCGACCACGACCAGAGAGTCGCCGAGCGCGTCGAGGGAGTCGCGCAGCTCCGACACCGCGGCCTCGTCGGCGTCGAGGAGGTACATGACCTCGTATCCGCCGCCACCGGCGTGGTCCTCGGGCTCACAGGTGCCGGCCTCCCCCGCCTCGGAGGGAACGGCGCGGCGCGGCACGTCGTACGTCTGCGGGAACTCCCCGGTGACGACGGCGGCGAGCGCCTCCAGTACGACGCACAGCCCGGCCGCGCCGGCGTCGACGACCCCGTTGCGTGCGAGCACGTCCAGCTGGCCGGTCGTCTCGCGCAGCGCGGCACGCGCGTGTTCCGCGACGGTACGCGCGACGGCCCCGGCCTCGCCGCCGTCCGGGCAGGCCACGGCCACCGTGCGAAGGACGCTGAGCATCGTGCCCTCGACCGGGTGGGCGACGGCCTGGTCGGCCAGCCGCGACGCGTGCCGCAGCGCCTCCGCCAGGCCGCCTCCGCCGCCCAGGACCTCGGCCAGGGCGCGCAGGATCTGGCTGAGGATCACACCGGAGTTTCCGCGCGCGCCGAGCAGCGCGCCCTCGGCGAGCGCGCGCCACGCCGCCGCGGCGCCGGTATCGCCGGTGTCGCCGGGCAGCCGGTCGACCGCCTCCGCGGCGGCGAGGACGGTCAGGTAGAGGTTGGTCCCGGTGTCTCCGTCGGGCACCGGGAAGACGTTGAGCGCGTCGATGTCGGCGCGGGTCCGGCCCAGTGCGTCCGCCGCGAGCCGGCACCACTGCCGTACGGCCACGGCGTCGCCAAGGTCTCCCACGCCACCTCCAGAGATTTCCGTCGGCACTAGACTTACCGGACAACGAACGGCCGGCTCCAGTAACTCGGCGATTCGCCTCGGCGGGGCGGGGTCGGCTATTCTCTTCCCAGTGCCCTGTCCGGGCCCTCTTTTGACGAGCGCCCGATCCCGGGCCATCCCACTCGACCTTTTGGAGCGCATCCATGGCTTCCGTCTGCGACGTCTGCGGCAAGGGGCCGGGGTTCGGCATGCGCGTCTCTCACTCGCACCGCCGCACCCCGCGCCGCTGGAACCCCAACATCCAGCGAGTGCGTGCGGTCGTCGGCCGCAGCACCAAGCGGATCAACGTGTGCACGTCATGCATCAAGGCGGGCAAGGTCATTCGCCCCGTCGCGCGCTGACGACACACCCCTAAGGGCGCCGCGAGGCGCCCACACGGACTGTGCTCTCACCGGGCACAACGAACGGCCGGTCCCCCACACGGACCGGCCGTTCGACATTCCCCGAGCCG
It encodes:
- a CDS encoding HEAT repeat domain-containing protein, which encodes MTVIDLPVHRPQGLTEEAGNRLARALADPDVRVRHAAADALIDEREVLIGEEGVRALVEAETASADPYVRAVAAELVRAMRAAAWEIYSGALGRKDATRAETVRGLAVLRAAAELGEIALTDPGWRVRERATAALGHLDSRSAIGPLTSVLDDEIVAVRRAAVQALSKWAADRHYARTALTNALDDPDAGVRAEARWALA
- a CDS encoding SAM-dependent methyltransferase → MADTTRASAGFHPRTPSEARVLDYLLGGKDNFAADREAAERAIALAPELPMMALESRKFLGRAVRFLADEGIRQFVDIGCGLPTQNNAHEVAQAAAPESRVVYVDIDPVVVSHASAILAGDERTGVIQADMREPDKILAHPGLRHLIDLDEPVAILLVSAFTAIPEDEVALDIVARLRQAISSGSWMVISHPISDSRPQVAEQIAAMYQAKDLSGAPRRHDIRSRAEVEPYFDKLDMADPGIVRLPAWRPGPAGPSVDPKMVWAIGGVGRKL
- a CDS encoding DUF2000 domain-containing protein; translated protein: MPNPPDEEAVIPGFAPDEVVTDRPTRSARLKWIVIVDETLPGGLMVNAAVCVAAATGAQVEGLIARGGTDASGAWHPGLPWAGCTVLGATPELLAETRAKAVSAANLLVIDMPAAAQTNRVYDGYLDELSTTPAEKLAVGAVSVIGPRNRVDKLAKRLTLLS
- the recG gene encoding ATP-dependent DNA helicase RecG; protein product: MTTLEQPLVKAVGAKAAKKLAALDLETAGDLLRHYPRRYAQRGELTDLDSLAEGEYVTVMAEVEKVQGRRITRKPGYLLEVTVTDGSGRLTLTFFGKGAHVPERELPPGTRGLFAGKVSFYRAGRGIKRQLVHPEYKAIAGGDSADAAREFAEELIPVYPAGKGLTSWQIADCVRVVLDTADLGADPLPEQLRKGHRLIGLSDAYRGIHRPQDMAEAGRARKRLKWDEAFVLQVALAQRRRAAAELAATPRPPAGAGLLAEFDAMLPFELTEGQRAVGEEIAADLVRTHPMHRLLQGDVGAGKTVVGLRAMLQVVDAGGQAALLAPTEVLAQQHHRSIVAMLGPLAQAGRLGGSEHGTRVALLTGSQGAKARREGLLDAASGAAGIVVGTHALLQEHVQFADLGLVVIDEQHRFGVEQRDALREKATGGRPHVLVMTATPIPRTVAMTVYGDLDTSALTQLPAGRSPIATHVVPAGNRAYWDRAWERIREEAGQGRQAYVVCPRIGDEPAGDVTAGDDDEDEGAEEDESARRPPLAVLDVAPKLTEGPLHGLRVAVLHGRMHSDDKDTVMRRFAAAELDVLVATTVIEVGVDVPNSTVMVVMDADRFGVSQLHQLRGRVGRGRHPGLCLLVTDAVEESKARERLDAVASTLDGFELSRLDLEQRREGDVLGESQSGRRSSLRLLTLLQDEEIIKAARAEASELVAADPELRDHPGLAAELAALVDEERAEYLEKT
- the rpmB gene encoding 50S ribosomal protein L28, with the translated sequence MASVCDVCGKGPGFGMRVSHSHRRTPRRWNPNIQRVRAVVGRSTKRINVCTSCIKAGKVIRPVAR
- a CDS encoding DAK2 domain-containing protein, with the protein product MGDLGDAVAVRQWCRLAADALGRTRADIDALNVFPVPDGDTGTNLYLTVLAAAEAVDRLPGDTGDTGAAAAWRALAEGALLGARGNSGVILSQILRALAEVLGGGGGLAEALRHASRLADQAVAHPVEGTMLSVLRTVAVACPDGGEAGAVARTVAEHARAALRETTGQLDVLARNGVVDAGAAGLCVVLEALAAVVTGEFPQTYDVPRRAVPSEAGEAGTCEPEDHAGGGGYEVMYLLDADEAAVSELRDSLDALGDSLVVVGGDGLWNVHVHTDDAGPAVEAGIRAGRPHRIRVTYLQAPADRHAHNTGRGVVAVTLGAGLTALFEDHGAQAVRRESGRAPSLDELAGAIVRAGDEVAVLPNDRAVLAVAEAAAQRAREDGVRVAVVPARASAQGLAALAVHDPLRRFDDDVIAMTSAAGATRSGQLETAGEEAVTSVGICHPGDTLGLIEGDVSVIGPDLTDVALRILTGMLSGGGELVTLITGIGAPDGLVEAAQGYLHEHRPDVEVVVYDGGQDRYPLLIGVE
- a CDS encoding putative leader peptide, with the protein product MYRRALLVVRLHVDLRRQASSLCRR
- a CDS encoding Lrp/AsnC family transcriptional regulator, with protein sequence MAGLDELDTAILRELQVDARRTNRDIAAAVGVSPTTALDRTRGLRQRGVIRGALLDVDLGSIGRSVQALIAVRIRPPSRRNIEGFRDWVSTLPETVGVFVVSGSEDFLIHVAVEDNDRLYAFVIDRLTQRPEIADVRTSVVYEHLRNPGVAPV
- a CDS encoding CsbD family protein, whose translation is MGSADKARNKGEEMKGKIKETTGKAVGNEEMEAEGETDQDKGNMKQAGEKIKDAFKD
- a CDS encoding PP2C family protein-serine/threonine phosphatase, with amino-acid sequence MYPGFTHPADTGDPVIGQMLSTLLLRSHLMAPGTLADHLAEAARPLGVSEARIYLADLQQHRLRPMPDGSGSGAEPLDIESTTAGRAFQTVTIQSAEIEHVAGQDGPFRLWVPLLEGVERLGVLELCFTRDGGEASTRLLDDVSGKISAATLERCRILASLTGLLIASKGTYSDIYTEIQRSRAMALQAEMVWAFMAPRTFATSRVQLACALEPAYEVGGDAFDHSLIGDRFHVSLFDSVGHDLTAGLISSVAMASCRTTRRTGGGLTDIAVRADEAIANEFGASRFATALLCDLDIASGEFAWLPCGHPPPLLIRGDKVEELTRPPCLPLGLAEIDADLAARGGTIGGGTIGGGSSGDGYSGAPVAGYTEQLQAGDRLLLYTDGVIEGRDDDGRQFSTARLSDFVIRRSAEGMAAPEILRSLNRAVLDHQRGRLSDDATVILVEWMPKRSGDRLTLQTMRT